The sequence CATGATATCAGACATCTCCTCTCTCAGTGAGTATTAATGTACCAGTACAGTGTGTTTGCTTGTATCTGGTTGTGTTAAAATATCATTTATCTGTTTGTGTATTGCAATGTGTGTTTTTCATGGATCTGCTTGTTTGAGTAACAATGTTTCAGCTTCATCAAGTTTGTCTTAGTTAATATGGGCATATGAAGTAATGGTTCAATGTCACTTAATATTTCATAACTGTTTTTTCCCCAAAGAGGTTGACTTGAATGATCCAAGCACTCAGGGTGAACCTCATGACTACAGATTTGTCAAGTGGCTCATTAAAGAGAAGGTAATAAGAGGGGAGAGGTTTAGGTTGAACTAAATATTGAAGAAACGTTGACATGGTATGGATGATGCATAATGTAATCCTGACCTCCTATATGTTTTTCATAATGCAGGGTTTGGCCACTATCCCTGTCTCGGCTTTCTACAGCCCTGAGCACCGCAAGGACTTCCAAAACTACATTCGGTTCTGCTTCGTCAAGGAGGACTCGACATTGAACGCTGCTGAGGATATCCTCAGAAAGTGGAGTGACGGAAAATGAACAAAGCACACAGACACCCCTTCCTGTTTTGCCTTTATCCACCCTAGCTCAACTTAGGTCTGCGCAGTTGAACCGAGCCATATTCAACACCTCTGGATTTGTTTACACTATGTAGTACTGTAGGAATAGACCTCCGTAGGAGCAAGTTATAAGGAATGTTTTCCTTTgtcaacatacactgagtgtactgaacatcttcctaatattgagtcgcACACctttttaccctcagaacagcctcagtttgttGTGGCATGGACTCTTAtccaaagcgttccacagggatgctggcccatgttgacgccaatgcttcccacagttgtcaattTGGCTGGATGGCCgtcgggtggtggaccattcttgatacatacgggaaactgttgtgtgaaaaACCTAGCAGCGTCGCAGTTCTTGACAAACCGGCACCTACTTCCATAACCCGTTcagaggcacttaaatattttgtcttgcccattaaccctctgaatggcacaaatttTCAatagtctcaattgtctcaaggcttagaaatccttctttaacctgtctccacttcatctacactgattttgaagtggatggccatagctttcacctggattcatctggtcagtctgtcatggaaagagcagatgttcataatgttttggaCACTTTATATCTACAATGTCGTGAAGGCATATGTCGGCGTAGTCAGTCACACTCCCAGTTCTGATTGTTCTAGTTGGCTGTCTTACGTTTAGTTTTTTTCCAAACCTGTCCTGATACGGTAGTAATCAACCACTTAGAGTAATCAAATCCGTCCTGCATGGATGTGATCACCATCCAGAGTGCACTATAATTATCACATTACTGTTGATTTGAATATTTTTGTTTAACTGCTCTGAATGACATTAATGCACATTTAAAAATGAGACCAAGGGAAAGCTGTGCATTGAATATGCTGTAAGGTTCTAATTCTCAGATTTTAAAAAACTCTACGTACACGtatgaaagcttaaccaagttgaTTCTGCCcagagggtcaatacagctgcattcagGCAAAAACACGCACTGATATTTAACTATTCCCCataggctgagtctcctcctacccATCTATATAAACATCATTCTTTACTGCTAGGCAGGACACTAGTGATACGAGCCATAAACTTCTTTCTCCCTTAAGGTGACTTGACCTCACCCCCTCCATCAcgaatccatggctctctccccttatcaatgcctgccacatgtAATCGCTTCCCTGCACTCAACACATTTCAAGCTgagttgcacacactatataccttcctcctataactactaacttctggtgtagaccctctaaacctCAGCACTacatcagtgacatgaataagtatatttcatattctcagaacccaacaatGTCCTTCATTCTGATAGTGATTTTTGTATTATCAGCTGGTCTACTCCTCAAAGAGAAATTGTCCCAAGTGTGCTTATTTGCATAATACTGTATGCTGAtcttgtaaaaataaagaattttGAAGCAGATAACTTTGAGTCCTGCTTTATATGAAATCATCTACATTTACCAGGTTTGTGTAAATGACATGTTTAGAGCAAACATGTTTGATAAAGGCTGGTAgattacttttattttgaaagtgTATTATGAGAACCGGAAGTGTGTCAGTATCTGTTTTCACGTGTTGGTTGCAGAGAAATATGGCGGACAGCGTTGCATCGAAAAAGCCCAAATTGACCTCTTCTCAGGTATTTTAAACTGGGACGTCAAACGTTGTCTTCTGATGTGTAAAAGAGGCAATTCGTGTCAGACAGTTTTTGAAAAATTAGGGATTTTTACGATAAACAACCGTAATTTTACATCGGTTCGCCAGCTAGCATAATGCTAACTAACATGGTGTGTATATGTTGCTTTACAGGGCGAGGAGAGAGTAGATTGGAGGAAATGGAAAGCGGAACGTAAGCATCCTTTTTTTTTCTTGTGAAAAACTTGCCAAACTAATCGCTATGGTTGATTATCGGGGCATGCGCACTTTTACAGACATGTGTAATCTGACCCCAGTTGGGATTGAGTTCAGTATTGTACTACATCAGAAATCACAACCGTGTATATAAGCAGACTCTCAAGACATGAAATGGGAATTATTGCCATGTGCCTATGTAGATACTAAGTTTACACTGCTTAGTATCTTAGCCTAacggtaaccgaaaggtcgctggttcgagtccccgagctggcaaggtggggcgccgatgacgtgaatgtcgattaaggcagctcccGCACCTCTCAGATtcagaggttgggttaaatgcggaatacACATTTCGTTTGAATgtgttcagttgtgcaactgactaggtaaccACCTTGACTTCCGTTCCTACTAGTTGATTTGTGAATCCAGCTCATGTTTTTTCTTGAATAATAGGAAAAGAGATCAAGAAGCAAATCAAAGAAtccaagctgattaaacaacttGACAAGCAGAagcaagaggaggaagagaagactgAGGCAGCACTGcagcagagtcagagagagaaccAATCAGGTAATATTGATTAGGTTTTCACCCCACTGGTTATTCCACTATGATCCCTCTATCTTTAAAAAAATGCATTAGAATAAAATAATGTATGATTTTGACTCCCGTATCTGCAACCATAGGACGGTCGTACACAGTGAGCGTGGCCTTGCCTGGTTCTGTCCTGGACAATGCCCAGTCTACAGAACTCCGCACATACCTGGCTGGACAGATAGCCAGAGCCTGCGTCGTGTTCTGTGTCGACGAGATCATCGTATTTGACGAACAAGATGAGGATGTCAAGTAAGACCTCTGTTTCTGTGTATCTTATTTTAGGCTCATGTCTTTAGTCATTTGATGCTGTTTTAGATGTTAGGTCTTGACAGTGGCAGTATAATTCTACTGATCCACAATGTTTTATTTCACAGGACTGTTGAGGGAGAATTCAATGGTGTTGGAAAGAAGGGTCAAGCCTGTATTCAACTGGCTAGAATCCTCCAGTTCTTGGAATGCCCACAGTAAGTACTACATTGACTTATAACAGACTAAGTCAAACGCAGCTGCTGTCTTTGACTAAGGTTTGAATCCTCTTCCCTTTGTATTATTTTCCAAGGTACCTGCGCAAATCATTCTTCCCAATGCATAAAGATTTACAGTATGCCGGTGAGTGAGTAGCTGTATAACTTCACCTCCATTCCTGATTTTCCCAACCATATAATGAACATATGTCATGGTGTAAACATGATAATGAATGTTCTAGTACAGCCATAGTTGCCCTAACCATGTGTTGGTGCCTTCCCACTCAGGCTTGCTCAACCCTCTGGACAGCCCTCACCACATGAGGAAGGATGACGAGTGTGAGTACCGGGAGGGGGTGGTCCTCGAACGGCCTAGCAAACCAGGAAAAGGCTCCTTGGTCAACTGTGGAATGTGGAAGGTGAGTAGATGCCTCGATATGATGATAAAGTACGGTAATATGCCATAAGAAGAACCATAGGTCAACGGACCGAGAAAGCTGTGTGCTGATATTGAACCCCAACAGCAGCAGGATGTAGTAGAGGACTGATGTCTTTTTCTGCTACTTTTAGGAGGTGCAGATAGATAAGCAGCTACAGTCTGGTCTCAGAGTCACTGTCCACATGAACAAGATCCAGAATAAAGGTAGGTCCACATCTGTACATCCAACTCAGCTGATCTTTGATTCCATGAATAGGAGCTTCTGAGAAGTATGTTTCAGTCATACACATACAAATATGATGCTTCACTCATAGTTGCtcagtattttgtgtgtgtgtgtttacacagaTGGTAGACTACACAAAGGGGTGGTGGTGGCGCCTCACAAGCCGCGAACAGAGGGAGGTCTGTACTGGGGCTACAGTGTTCGCCTGGCCTCAAGTCTAAGTAGGTGTATTATTTACATATCTTCCACAACTGGAGCCATTCTTTTCAATTTCGTGAGGTTGAGAGTTTCATTCAATTTGACGAATCTCACCTTACCAAGTGTTGATTTGGATTGCAGGTAATGTGTTCACTGAGTGTCCACATAAAGAGGGCTATGATCTGACCATTGGAACATCTGAGAAAGGCAGAGATGTTGACAAAACTTCTCTTTCTCCATTCAAGTAAGTTCAGAGTATGAGGGCAAGAACTACAAAATGCAAGAAGGTCTGGTGGAAGACCTGTTTACATATATTACATAACTTTGTTGTATATGACtgaatctctcgtggacagatctACGTCAACAACTGGTACCGTAGAATCTGTGGGGAATGAATGGAATGCGTGGGATAATGAGCAGCAGTAGTTCTGGTGTTTGGGTTTTTCATCACTGGTTATTTGGACATATCACAATGTCGCAGGTGTTAGCATCTTTAGAATTTCAGAAGCGGAGGGGACATAGACTTGTACGTAACTTGCAAAGATAGAGGGTGGAGCTCCTTGTTCTAGCATCTCTTAATCCCTTCTCTTAACATGTAAGGACCCAGAATTTAATCGAGCAGCTGACCAATAATGCAAGACTTTAATTCTGGGTTAGCCGAGATTATATATGGCCTAAAACTTTGTTCTGTTCTCACTCTCCAGGCACATGTTGGTTGTGTTTGGTGGTCTGCAGGGCTTGGAGGCCAGTGTGGACGCTGATCAGAACCTGGAGGTGACAGACCCCGGTGTCCTGTTTGACCTGTACCTCAACACCTGCCCCAACCAGGGCAGCAGGACCATCCGCACAGAGGTGAGTGTGGAACAGAGAGGAGTGTGTAGCAGGGGAAGACAGAGTATAGCAAACTGTCGTTCACATGTCTGCTGTAGGTCACGGAGTTATTCCCTGACCAGGAAAGACACTGACAATGGAACATGGTTTCCCTACATCAGGGATGTCAAACCCATTCCACAGAGgcccgagtgtctgcgggtttttgtTTTTTCGTTTAAATTAAGccttagacaaccaggtgagccgagttccttactaattagtgaccttaattcatcaatcaagtacaagggtgcaGCGAAAACCcccagacactcggccctccatttAATGAGTTTGACAGGTGCCCTACTTGGTAAAGGAAAAACTCGGGGCCCTTAATCTGTCATATTGGCTGGGAGTTCAATCTGACCAGTCTATATTCTGTTGCTCTGATCATGTTTTCCACAGGAGGCCATCCTGATCTCCATGTCCAGCCTGAGGCAGAAAATCACAGCCGCATTTCCAGACAAGTCGAACGGTTCATAACAGGAAGTGGCTACTGACAAACCATCACTGAGAGGAAGTCTCAAGGATCTAAAAAATAATTCACTTTTTGGGGAACTAGGTGAAGCTAACTGAACCAGGAGTCGATGATTTAATATTTAAATACTTCTGGGATCGAATGAATGGACATTGCTGGGATTATTCTGTGCTGTTTCTTTTATTTATTCAAGGGTAAGAGATCACAGCACAAGTAAAGAAGAACCCAGTGTCTTGGCGTTTCCTTATCTATATCCTCTCTCTTTGGTAGCTTTTTGCTAGTTAAAGCTAACACTAGCTTTGCTCTGTTTCTACTATCCCCTCTGTATAGGATTCCAGGTGAATTAAGTCATTTATATGCATCAGTTTATGTAATTTGTTCTCAAGACACATTACAGAACATACATGAAGAATAAGTTGCTGAACACAATGCTAACAATAAATAATGCAATATATTCTGTTCAGTAATGCTAATGAATACCGCAATACATTATTTTGAATTACTCAAACAGCTGCATGCCTCAGGATGTCAGAGGTAAAGGGTCAAACATGACGACGAGGCAACGTTTGTCCGTGTCGTGGTTAGACAGGATAAAACTACTTGGTATCTAATACAGCACATTTGTGTGAATGCCTTACAGAAGCTCACACACCCCTACATTCAACAGGCTTTGTGTGAATCCATTGGCTTGGCACGAGCCAACCTACAGCGCTATAAATGTAAGCTTGTGTTCTGATGTTGGTATATTAACACTGAGCCATAAAAGGTTTGATTGGATACGGTAATGCTACAAACAACATGTCACTTAACTTTAGCCATACTGTCTGTAAGCATATAAAGGTCTCAAATTAATTCCTTCAAAGCGTTGCAACAAGTGTACTCCCACTGTTTGCTAAGGGATGGAGAAATTTAACCACTCATTcatagagctatggatgcaaggactgaacaCGATATAATAATTATAGTTTTTGCTTTGAgggtatacagtgtttgtttacatttaggttgtttacaaacattggagtaaaaccaGTTTATATTTTCAGTTCTGATGGGGTAAGAAAGTTGAActtagctcatgaggcatttaagttatattcttcaagttCAAAAATTGATGTAgctactgcagattgcccctttaaaattCGTGAAGTTTACATTATCTTGTTATGCGAGTGCTTTTGAGGACATTTAACAAAAGCATTATAAACATGTAAAAATACATCTTTAAATATCAATTAATTTGTTTATTTACAATAAATATTTTGGCAGTTGCCCTCTTCAAACTTCTTTGCCAAACACAGGAAATGCCGTATTTACAAAATCCCATAAAATGTTGATTTTGCACTGTCAAAAAAACATTCAGAATGTATATTAATGTTTACAAACTAAGCTCAGGTTCATCACAGAGCTACAGAAATGGCTGCCATTCGGAGAAGGGGACACAGAAACGTGTAGTTCTATAAGAATAATAAAGTATATTCAACTTAATATTGACCGATTGACATATTAGGGCCGACCTGAACCATACACGTGCTGGCTctgatattttattttcatgttgTCCTTTACATCACAGTTCCAGCAACTACTGTATGGTAGATGCCCAACCAGGCCAGGCCAATACAGCTAGGCTCAGCTCAGTTTGGTccagtagtgtgaaaagggtattcGTGCACTGTCCAGGACCCTGGTCCAGATGTGTGCATCACCTCTCTCATACCTTGGGCTAACTTTGTTGAAGGAACCAGTCATCTCACCATGTGGGGTGAGTGAAGGTGATGTTATACTGCTTGGCCCAGCGTGCAAACACCTGTTTCTCTGTGATGAAGCGATGGTGGGGGCCCTTCCGACCCCTCTCATTTTGCAGGTAGGTCACACACTCATCTGTGCCTCTGGGTTTATAGTAGTGGTAGGGCATCTTCTTGGGCTGGGGCTTTTTTCTGGAAGAAAAGGCATTACAAATGATTACATTGACAACCAGCATATGTTGGGTAGCAATAACCCTACGGTTCCTTCATAGACAAATTCTCCCCCTGCTGTTTTAAAGTGCAATATTTGTCCGACTTCTTTCAGAGACAACCATAATATACAATGTTCTGTTGTTTATATGAAAGCAATCCTGTCAGTTGGAGACAATGGTTCCATAATAATCAGTATAGATGATTAACTAATTGCTCACAACTAATTTATGATTACACACAATGTAATAGCCTGGTAGATTTAAGTGCTTGATAGATCACTATCATTGATTCATCCTCTTATGTGTAACATTGTTCATTAGTTCATACTCACCCACAGTGACTGGGCGGAACCATCCCGTACACTTTAATATTGTCACACTTCTCTATCGCAATCACCATTGTGAACCAGCCGGTGCTCAACCAGGACTGAGACTTTGCTCTGTGGAAGGAAACCGTAGAATAAAACGTTAACAAAAATAGCATTTAGAGGTTGATAGAAATGTCTATCATTAGATGCCAGGAAAATCCCCGCATTGTGCTCATTATCGATTGATATTAGTGCCAAAATAGATTGGTAATTATATATTGAATTTGTACAGATTTTTGCATTATCCCCATTGTTCTTTCACCATAACAGCTTTCCTTCATTCTACCCACCTGTCTCGCCCTGTCTCCTTCTGAAACAGTGTATCAAACTTGTGCATCTTGCTAGGCGTGATGGTAAAGCTggacaggttactgtaggtcatgCTGACTCTCTGGATCAGACGGTACAGTGTTCCTTTAGCCTCTCTACCAATCTTGGTGGGTGGTCCCCAGAATATGACTGCAGAATTTGCCTGGTGGTCCGTGAGGTTGAGAAACTCAGCTGGACGTCGAACCACCCTGAACACGCTCGAGTGAGCCACCACTCTGAGGGTGGTCCGGCTCCCCACGTCACGTTCGAACCCCGACAGGGGGGCGTCATTCATGCGGATCACACACTGGGCGCGGTCGATGTCTGGTCCGGCCCCGCTGCCCAGCACGTGGCTGGAGCTGGTCACCAGGGCACAGTGGTGGCAATGCAGGGTCAGACTCTGGAGAGGGAATGCAGAAACAACAACTgagaaaatatatacagtatatgacatacagtgagctcaaagtattgggacagtgacatcttTTTTTGTTTTGGCTTTGTACTCAAGCCCTTTGAAATTGAAACGATACAATGACTATGTGGTTAaaatgcagactgtcagctttaattcgAAAAAACGTTTAGAAaatacagcactttttgtacatagtccaccACTTTTTAGGAC is a genomic window of Salvelinus alpinus chromosome 18, SLU_Salpinus.1, whole genome shotgun sequence containing:
- the st6galnac6 gene encoding alpha-N-acetylgalactosaminide alpha-2,6-sialyltransferase 6 isoform X1 is translated as MGLRLVEKQGPQSQKMVIFGAIFLLMTLLILFSSNSGNDISPFYSPFRASLPHHPIKVTDLKKWAGKEGYVAVYGNKSLTLHCHHCALVTSSSHVLGSGAGPDIDRAQCVIRMNDAPLSGFERDVGSRTTLRVVAHSSVFRVVRRPAEFLNLTDHQANSAVIFWGPPTKIGREAKGTLYRLIQRVSMTYSNLSSFTITPSKMHKFDTLFQKETGRDRAKSQSWLSTGWFTMVIAIEKCDNIKVYGMVPPSHCGKKPQPKKMPYHYYKPRGTDECVTYLQNERGRKGPHHRFITEKQVFARWAKQYNITFTHPTW
- the st6galnac6 gene encoding alpha-N-acetylgalactosaminide alpha-2,6-sialyltransferase 6 isoform X2, encoding MVIFGAIFLLMTLLILFSSNSGNDISPFYSPFRASLPHHPIKVTDLKKWAGKEGYVAVYGNKSLTLHCHHCALVTSSSHVLGSGAGPDIDRAQCVIRMNDAPLSGFERDVGSRTTLRVVAHSSVFRVVRRPAEFLNLTDHQANSAVIFWGPPTKIGREAKGTLYRLIQRVSMTYSNLSSFTITPSKMHKFDTLFQKETGRDRAKSQSWLSTGWFTMVIAIEKCDNIKVYGMVPPSHCGKKPQPKKMPYHYYKPRGTDECVTYLQNERGRKGPHHRFITEKQVFARWAKQYNITFTHPTW
- the spout1 gene encoding putative methyltransferase C9orf114 homolog, with translation MRTGSVSVSVFTCWLQRNMADSVASKKPKLTSSQGEERVDWRKWKAERKEIKKQIKESKLIKQLDKQKQEEEEKTEAALQQSQRENQSGRSYTVSVALPGSVLDNAQSTELRTYLAGQIARACVVFCVDEIIVFDEQDEDVKTVEGEFNGVGKKGQACIQLARILQFLECPQYLRKSFFPMHKDLQYAGLLNPLDSPHHMRKDDECEYREGVVLERPSKPGKGSLVNCGMWKEVQIDKQLQSGLRVTVHMNKIQNKDGRLHKGVVVAPHKPRTEGGLYWGYSVRLASSLSNVFTECPHKEGYDLTIGTSEKGRDVDKTSLSPFKHMLVVFGGLQGLEASVDADQNLEVTDPGVLFDLYLNTCPNQGSRTIRTEEAILISMSSLRQKITAAFPDKSNGS